The Moorena producens PAL-8-15-08-1 genomic interval TCCCCCAATCTCCCTATCTCCCAATCTCCCTATCTCCCAATTTCCCTATCTCCCAATTTCCCTATCTCCCCATCTCCCCATCTCCCTATCCAACCAATCTACTATCTTTGAATGCAACTCGGTATGAAAGGAAATTCTGTAACATTTTGGGGCATTTACTCTGTCTGGCATCGTCATGCCAAAGTGTATCAAAGAACTTGGCTAGTTAATAGTATACTTCCACTTTCTGAACCGGTGATCTATCTGATTGCCTTTGGCTATGGTTTAACTCCCCTAGTGGGAGATGTTTATTACCATGGTCAACCCACCTCTTATTTGAACTTTATCGCTGCTGGAATGATCGGAATTGGGGTACTGTTTCAGTCCTTTTCTGAAGGAGCATATGGGAGTTTTGTCCGCTTGAGTATTCAAAAAACTTGGCATGCACTGCTGACAGCACCGTTGACTTTCATGGAAGTATTTCTGGGAGAGTGGCTATGGGCAGCTACAAAGGGAACTATAACTGGTATCATCACAGGATTAGTAGTGGTGATCTGGGGACTTTACTCTGGCTGGCAATTGCTGATCTCTTTGCCTGTAATTATTTTGGGGAGTATGCTGTTTGGTGCTATTGGGCTATTGACTGCCGGAACGGTGCGTACTGTTGATCAGATTAATGTGCCGATTTTCTTATTCGTGATACCAATGTTTACTCTCTGTGGTACTTATTTCCCTAGGGATACATTACCCACTGGACTGGGTTATGTCGCTAGTGTTTTACCCCTATCATCAATGGTTGATTTGTTACGTTGGCCCTTAGGGTTACCAGAGTTCTGGTTTTTAGAATTAATCTGGTTGTTGGTATGTACTGCTGTGTGTTATATCCTAGCTTGGCGTAAGATTTATCCTATTGTATTCCGTTGATGAGTCAAGGGAGTAGGGAGTAGGGAAAGAGAGGGAAGTGTGGGAGGTGTGCGAGGTGTCGGGAGATGGGGAGGTGTGGGAGGTGTGGGAGGTGTGGGAGGTGTGGGGAGATGGGGAGATGGGGAGATGGGGAGATGCTTACAAGGGTAGGTTTTTTACAAAGGGGCGAGTAGGTACTTTTATTGTCAGCCATGCAAAGCGCGAGTGGGGGAAACCACGCCAGTTGCTGGGGGAACGGCAGTCGCTCATGGTTAGAAGTTACCGTAAGACAGGCTCGCCTTGTCAGCCATGCAAAGCGCGAGTGGGGGAAACCACGGCAGTCGCTCATGGTTTGTTCGCGTTCGCCTTTGGCGTGGCCTACGGCCAAGCGTGGCCTACGGCCAAGTTACCGTAAGATAGGGTCGCCTTCTTAACAAATATTTAACCCTTTTCTGCATAACCTGCTAACTATAAAGGCGACCCTATCTAAGGTTTCGTCTCCGGGGGGGACCCCCAAGACCGCGCTGCCTCCCCAAGACCGCGCAAATCACGCTAATGAATAAGTTTTACCCCTTTTCTGCATAGCCTACCAACCATAAAGGCTCAACGTAATCAGGTTTCGTCTCCGGGGAAACCCCCACATGAAGGCGCTGCCTCCCCAAGACCGCACTGCCTCCCCAAGACCGCGCTGCATCGCTACGTATAAATTCATCAAAATATGTATCAAAATACATAAGTATTTCCGAAAAAAAATCTCCCCATATGTATCAAAATACACAAGTATTTCCGGGGAAATTCTTCAGGTGCGACCCGTGGCGAATTTAATTCTTAATGGTAAGAGCGCACCTACCATTTCCCGCTTCTGACGACTCCCGATTCCCGATTCCCGATTCCCGATTCCCGACTCCCTGTATATAGATATAGCTCGTTGGTTATAATTTTTGATTTATTCACATAATATTCACAAGATGATGATTTAATCAGTTCTACCAGTTGAGTCAGTCAAGATAATACAAGAGATGAAACTGAAGGTAAACCCGCCCAACAATCACCCTTTACGGTTTAAAATGGTTGTTTTTTTTATTTATAGTGGCTTAGTCTACTTAGGGATTGCTTCGTTATATTGGTTTGTGGTTTTTCCCATAAATTTTATTGATGGATTTCTTGAAAAATCCCAACTCAATAAACTCTTTTTTTTTGTAAATAAAGTAGAACAAAAAAACCAATTTTTGTTTTTTATAGCTGTTGTAATAATGGCGATTGGACTAGGAGTTTTGCTTAAACTTTACTACTTAAACAAAGGGTTATGGAACCTATCCAAAACTGGTATAACTGTCAAGACTCCTATCGGTACAGAAGACAAGCAAATAATTCAATGCTTGAATAATGCCCTGGGGTGGCTGAGTTCTGATCAGATTGCCCTGCGGCTAGGTGGAATTTATGCCCTAGAACGAATTGCTAAGGTTTCTGCCGAAGACCACTGGAAAATTATGGAAATTTTATCGACGTTTGTGCGATATCAGTCCCCGTGGAAGATTCATGTAGAGCAGCAAAAGCAAATAGATGAGTTATCCATTCCTGATCAAATTGCACAAGGCCAAAAACTTCCCATTGATATTCAAGGAGCCCTGACGGTTATTGGCAGGCGCGACAGCTCAAAAGAGCTCGAAGATGAAAAAATTGATTTACGTCACGCCACACTGATGGGGGCAAACTTAACAGAAGCAAACCTCCAAGAGGCATACCTTAATGCAGCCAAACTACAAGGAGCTTGTCTTAATCAGGCTAATCTAAAAGGAGCATCTGTGATCGGAGCCAATCTAGAAGGGGCAGACTGTAATCAAGCTAACCTCCAAGGAGCATACTTGATAAAAGCTAACTTGACAGACGCTTGCTTATTTGATGCTAACCTAGAAGGGGCATTTCTCAGGAGAGCTAAGCTAGAGAAGGCAATCCTCTGGAATGCTAATTTACAGCGGGCATCGTTGATTAAAGCTAACTTGCAAGAGGCAAATTTAGAAGGAGCTAATCTCGAGGGTACAGATTTAAGAGGGGCTAACCTCCAAGGAGCTAAAAATCTGACCCAAAAGCAGATTGAATTGGCACAAATAGATAGCGAAACTATTTTACCAGACTACCTGATTAGGAATTAATATCAGTCTAATAAATTTGCTGTTTTTTTTATCTAAAACATAAGAAATAAATTCTCTCGGGTGCATCGGATATTTGTAAAAAAATAATCAACAATAATTCCATTTAGATAAGCACAGCCTAAATAAATAATTATAGTAAAATTTTAAAACTACCTTCTTAGTCTCAGGGGAAGCTAATGGGCTACACGCATTAGCTGAATGCTTACAAATTCTGATAATTGTTGATGCCATATTTCCTACTCCCTACTCCCTACTCCCTACTCCCTTTGCTATAAATGTTAAAATAGGCAATAACTAGATGTTGATCAGTACCAGAAATCGATGATAGCCGTCGGGTAGGGTACGCGATCGCATAAACTGATGGAATCATCGATCAAATTCCACAGAAGAGAGGCTGATCCGTGGCTACGGACTACATTTTGTTTATACATGGTGTTAATACTCGCCAAGATCGAGAAACACCCGAATACGCTGACAAGCTTTTCGATCTGATTCAATCTAATGTTGAGTCATCTGTTCAACTCAAAAAGATCCCTCTGTACTGGGGTAATGTGGTGATTGAGCAGGAGAAGGAACTCCTAGGAGCAT includes:
- a CDS encoding ABC transporter permease; the encoded protein is MQLGMKGNSVTFWGIYSVWHRHAKVYQRTWLVNSILPLSEPVIYLIAFGYGLTPLVGDVYYHGQPTSYLNFIAAGMIGIGVLFQSFSEGAYGSFVRLSIQKTWHALLTAPLTFMEVFLGEWLWAATKGTITGIITGLVVVIWGLYSGWQLLISLPVIILGSMLFGAIGLLTAGTVRTVDQINVPIFLFVIPMFTLCGTYFPRDTLPTGLGYVASVLPLSSMVDLLRWPLGLPEFWFLELIWLLVCTAVCYILAWRKIYPIVFR
- a CDS encoding pentapeptide repeat-containing protein; the protein is MAIGLGVLLKLYYLNKGLWNLSKTGITVKTPIGTEDKQIIQCLNNALGWLSSDQIALRLGGIYALERIAKVSAEDHWKIMEILSTFVRYQSPWKIHVEQQKQIDELSIPDQIAQGQKLPIDIQGALTVIGRRDSSKELEDEKIDLRHATLMGANLTEANLQEAYLNAAKLQGACLNQANLKGASVIGANLEGADCNQANLQGAYLIKANLTDACLFDANLEGAFLRRAKLEKAILWNANLQRASLIKANLQEANLEGANLEGTDLRGANLQGAKNLTQKQIELAQIDSETILPDYLIRN